A window from Acidobacteriota bacterium encodes these proteins:
- a CDS encoding cardiolipin synthase B, with translation MFPSNTACDMRAGAEEAFSRTAGARLVEGNRIRLLRDARENYPAWLEAVAAARHHVYFENYFIQNDDTGRRFAEALTARARAGVRVRLLYDWLGAFGKASRGFWNRIRAGGVDVRVYNPPRPDSPFGWLSRDHRKTLSVDGRVGFISGLCVGKAWEGIPEKGIEPWRDTGIEVFGPSVAEIERAFAQVWAMTGEPIPEEELSARPAPEPAGRTALRVVASVPATAGLFRVDQLVAALARKRLWLTDAYFAGTSLYVQSLSAAARGGVDVRLLVPDGTDLPLIKPLSRAGYRPLLEAGVRIFEWNGTMLHAKTAVADGLWARVGSSNLNLSSWMGNCELDAAVEDAQFARAMEAMFLEDLENATEVVLGPGRKAPPAPRPRRHTPMTSGGGSAGRAAAGAVRIGNAVGAALATRRVLDPVESRLMTASGAVFLVLALLAFLWPRALTYPLAALFAWLAAVLLYRGWKLHRENRRRRRKP, from the coding sequence ATGTTTCCTTCGAACACCGCCTGCGACATGCGCGCCGGTGCGGAAGAAGCCTTCTCCCGCACCGCCGGCGCCAGGCTCGTCGAGGGGAACCGTATCCGGCTGCTGCGTGACGCCAGGGAAAACTACCCCGCATGGCTCGAGGCCGTCGCCGCGGCCCGGCACCACGTCTACTTCGAAAACTATTTCATCCAGAACGACGACACGGGACGCCGGTTCGCCGAGGCCCTGACCGCCAGGGCGCGGGCGGGGGTGCGGGTACGCCTCCTCTACGACTGGCTGGGGGCCTTCGGAAAGGCGTCGCGCGGCTTCTGGAACCGGATACGCGCGGGCGGGGTCGACGTGCGCGTCTACAACCCGCCGCGTCCGGACAGCCCCTTCGGCTGGCTCTCGCGCGACCATCGCAAAACCCTTTCGGTGGACGGCCGGGTGGGTTTCATCTCGGGCCTGTGCGTCGGGAAAGCGTGGGAAGGAATCCCCGAAAAGGGGATCGAGCCGTGGCGCGACACCGGGATTGAAGTGTTCGGGCCCTCCGTGGCCGAAATCGAGCGGGCGTTCGCCCAGGTATGGGCCATGACGGGGGAGCCCATTCCCGAAGAAGAGTTGTCCGCCCGCCCTGCGCCCGAACCCGCGGGCCGGACGGCGCTGCGCGTCGTCGCCAGCGTCCCGGCGACGGCGGGGCTGTTCCGGGTGGACCAGCTGGTCGCGGCGCTGGCCCGGAAACGGTTATGGCTGACCGACGCCTACTTCGCGGGGACCTCCCTCTACGTGCAGTCGCTCAGCGCCGCCGCGCGGGGGGGGGTCGACGTGCGCCTGCTGGTACCGGACGGGACCGACCTCCCCCTGATCAAGCCGCTTTCCCGCGCCGGCTACCGCCCCCTGCTGGAGGCGGGGGTCCGCATCTTCGAGTGGAACGGGACGATGCTGCACGCGAAGACGGCCGTGGCCGACGGGCTCTGGGCGCGGGTGGGATCCAGCAACCTCAACCTCTCCAGCTGGATGGGCAACTGCGAGCTGGACGCGGCGGTGGAAGACGCGCAGTTCGCGCGCGCTATGGAGGCGATGTTCCTGGAGGACCTGGAAAACGCGACCGAGGTGGTCCTCGGCCCCGGGCGGAAGGCGCCCCCCGCGCCGAGGCCCCGCCGGCACACCCCGATGACGAGCGGCGGCGGCAGCGCCGGCCGGGCGGCGGCCGGGGCCGTCCGCATCGGCAACGCGGTCGGGGCCGCGCTCGCCACCCGGCGCGTCCTCGACCCGGTCGAATCCCGGCTGATGACGGCTTCCGGCGCCGTCTTCCTGGTCCTGGCCCTCCTCGCCTTTCTCTGGCCCCGCGCCCTGACCTACCCGCTGGCGGCCCTGTTCGCCTGGCTTGCCGCCGTGCTGCTCTACAGGGGGTGGAAACTCCACCGGGAAAACCGCCGCCGGAGAAGGAAGCCATGA
- a CDS encoding preprotein translocase subunit TatB: protein MSSIVDARGLSCPQPVLMTVNEIKKVQRGEITVLVDTDTSRENVTRAAASKGWTLEGVEPDGSGYRVRLARE, encoded by the coding sequence ATGAGTTCCATCGTTGACGCCCGCGGGCTTTCCTGCCCGCAACCCGTCCTGATGACGGTGAACGAAATCAAGAAGGTGCAGCGCGGGGAGATCACCGTGCTGGTGGATACGGACACCTCCAGGGAGAACGTCACCCGCGCGGCGGCCTCGAAAGGCTGGACCCTCGAGGGGGTGGAGCCGGACGGCTCCGGCTACCGCGTCAGGCTGGCAAGGGAATAA
- a CDS encoding DUF3343 domain-containing protein, which translates to MKSTKERREYGVILFHTNSAALRAEKTLLKHGLAIKMIPTPREFSSDCGVSLRFEWGEEARVRRLLESARVEIGSLHRML; encoded by the coding sequence ATGAAGAGCACAAAAGAGCGCAGGGAATACGGCGTCATCCTCTTTCACACGAACTCGGCCGCGCTCCGGGCCGAGAAGACCCTGTTGAAGCACGGGCTCGCGATCAAGATGATCCCCACCCCGCGCGAGTTTTCGAGCGACTGCGGCGTCTCGCTCCGCTTCGAGTGGGGGGAGGAGGCGCGGGTGCGGCGGCTGCTGGAATCGGCCCGGGTGGAGATCGGCTCGCTGCATCGCATGCTCTGA
- a CDS encoding AI-2E family transporter — protein sequence MSVRRFFRSLREFLRDAVPSLGRWMLAQAQDSLLVGAMWLVGLLVIGVPLAPLWALLAALFQFIPHFGTILALPGPALAAAAGQGLAGMGYVFILYAGIVVIDGLVLQPLLMKRTARVPLWASIVVPLVLGVLFNVWGVLLAPPLLAVFYGWRERRRVRGAGG from the coding sequence ATGTCCGTACGGCGTTTCTTCAGGAGCCTCCGGGAGTTTCTCCGGGATGCGGTGCCCTCCCTGGGGCGCTGGATGCTGGCCCAGGCGCAGGACTCCCTGCTGGTCGGGGCGATGTGGCTCGTGGGGCTGCTCGTCATCGGCGTGCCCCTGGCGCCGCTCTGGGCCCTCCTCGCCGCGCTCTTTCAGTTCATCCCCCATTTCGGCACCATCCTGGCGCTGCCGGGCCCCGCCCTGGCGGCGGCCGCGGGGCAGGGGCTGGCCGGGATGGGCTATGTCTTCATCCTCTATGCGGGGATCGTGGTGATCGACGGACTGGTGCTGCAGCCCCTCCTGATGAAGCGGACGGCCAGGGTCCCCCTGTGGGCTTCGATCGTGGTTCCCCTGGTGCTGGGGGTGTTGTTCAACGTGTGGGGCGTTCTCCTGGCCCCTCCCCTCCTTGCCGTCTTCTACGGCTGGCGTGAACGACGCAGGGTACGCGGGGCTGGGGGCTGA